The Nocardioides campestrisoli genome includes a window with the following:
- a CDS encoding alpha/beta fold hydrolase encodes MDMLLIAGMWLDGTVWEDVLPGLAERGVRGVPVTLPGQGDGDARATYEDQVAAVVAALDASDADQVVVVGHSAASTLAWTAADARLDRVAGVVLIGGVPATEGSAYFDYFEPVDGWLPFPGWEPFEGPDIADLDEAARRDLAARTVAVPQTVTSGVVRYGDPRRRDLPVALLCPEFSPEEAREWIGSGDVPELEQAGALSLVDLDSGHWPMVSRPGELAAVLAEAGAAMRGVPAI; translated from the coding sequence ATGGACATGCTGCTGATCGCCGGGATGTGGCTGGACGGCACGGTGTGGGAGGACGTGCTCCCGGGACTCGCCGAGCGCGGAGTTCGGGGAGTGCCGGTGACGCTGCCGGGCCAGGGGGACGGCGACGCCCGCGCCACCTACGAGGACCAGGTCGCGGCCGTGGTGGCGGCCCTCGACGCGTCCGACGCTGACCAGGTCGTGGTGGTGGGGCACTCCGCCGCCTCGACGTTGGCCTGGACGGCCGCCGACGCCCGGCTCGACCGGGTCGCCGGGGTGGTGCTGATCGGCGGGGTGCCGGCCACCGAGGGGAGTGCCTACTTCGACTACTTCGAGCCAGTCGACGGGTGGCTGCCGTTCCCGGGCTGGGAGCCCTTCGAGGGCCCCGACATCGCGGACCTCGATGAGGCCGCGCGCCGCGACCTGGCCGCCCGCACGGTCGCGGTGCCGCAGACGGTCACCTCCGGGGTGGTCCGGTACGGCGACCCGCGCCGCCGTGACCTGCCGGTGGCGCTGCTCTGCCCCGAGTTCAGCCCCGAGGAGGCACGGGAGTGGATCGGGTCCGGCGACGTGCCCGAGCTGGAGCAGGCCGGCGCCCTGAGCCTGGTCGACCTCGACTCCGGCCACTGGCCGATGGTCAGCCGTCCGGGGGAGCTGGCCGCGGTGCTGGCCGAGGCGGGCGCCGCGATGAGAGGCGTGCCGGCCATCTGA
- the typA gene encoding translational GTPase TypA produces MSSTRRNDLRNVAIVAHVDHGKTTLVDAMLRQGGAFTAHQAEGVADRVMDSGDLEREKGITILAKNTAIHYAGPAAEGKPMVINIIDTPGHADFGGEVERGLSMVDGIVLLVDASEGPLPQTRFVLRKALNAGMPVILVVNKTDRGDARIAEVVDETYELFMDLLDETHGQDALDFPVVYASGKAGIAALTAPGNGELPEGDSLEPLFKTILETIPAPEYDEGAPLQAHVTNLDASPFLGRLALLRIRQGNLRKGQTVAWMRRDGSVKNVKITELLVTEGLERQPGESAGPGDIVAVAGIPEITIGETLADAENPVALPLIHVDEPAISMTIGTNTSPLVGRVKGSKVTARLVKDRLDSELIGNVSLRVLPTERPDAWEVQGRGELALAILVEQMRREGYELTVGKPQVVTKEIDGKVHEPFERLTIDAPEEFLGTITELLAARKGRMEGMTNHGTGWVRMEFVVPARGLIGFRTDFLTETRGTGIAHHISEGYFPWAGEIRSRNNGSLVADRAGAATAYAMTSLQERGVMFVEPTTEVYEGMIVGENSRADDMDVNITKEKQQTNIRSATSDNFEKLIPPKKLSLEQCLEFCREDECVEVTPDTVRIRKVELDANVRAKHASRARKANKS; encoded by the coding sequence ATGTCTTCCACTCGCAGGAACGACCTGCGCAACGTCGCCATCGTCGCCCACGTCGACCATGGCAAGACCACCCTCGTGGACGCGATGCTCCGCCAGGGCGGCGCGTTCACCGCTCACCAGGCCGAGGGCGTGGCCGACCGCGTCATGGACTCCGGCGACCTGGAGCGGGAGAAGGGGATCACGATCCTCGCCAAGAACACCGCGATCCACTACGCCGGTCCCGCGGCCGAGGGCAAGCCGATGGTCATCAACATCATCGACACCCCCGGCCACGCCGACTTCGGTGGTGAGGTCGAGCGCGGCCTCTCCATGGTCGACGGCATCGTGCTCCTCGTGGACGCTTCCGAGGGCCCGCTCCCCCAGACCCGGTTCGTGCTCCGCAAGGCGCTCAACGCCGGCATGCCGGTGATCCTGGTGGTCAACAAGACCGACCGTGGCGACGCCCGGATCGCCGAGGTCGTCGACGAGACCTACGAGCTCTTCATGGACCTGCTCGACGAGACCCACGGCCAGGACGCGCTCGACTTCCCGGTCGTCTACGCCTCCGGCAAGGCCGGGATCGCCGCCCTCACCGCGCCCGGCAACGGCGAGCTGCCCGAGGGCGACAGCCTGGAGCCGCTGTTCAAGACGATCCTGGAGACCATCCCGGCCCCGGAGTACGACGAGGGCGCGCCGCTGCAGGCCCACGTCACCAACCTCGACGCCTCGCCGTTCCTCGGCCGACTCGCGCTGCTCCGGATCCGTCAGGGCAACCTGAGGAAGGGCCAGACGGTCGCCTGGATGCGCCGCGACGGCTCGGTCAAGAACGTCAAGATCACCGAGCTGCTGGTCACCGAGGGCCTCGAGCGCCAGCCGGGCGAGTCCGCCGGCCCGGGCGACATCGTCGCCGTCGCCGGCATCCCGGAGATCACCATCGGCGAGACCCTCGCCGACGCGGAGAACCCGGTCGCGCTGCCGCTCATCCACGTCGACGAGCCGGCGATCTCCATGACCATCGGTACCAACACCTCGCCGCTGGTCGGGAGGGTCAAGGGCTCCAAGGTCACCGCCCGCCTGGTCAAGGACCGGCTCGACTCCGAGCTGATCGGCAACGTCTCGCTCCGCGTGCTCCCCACCGAGCGCCCCGACGCCTGGGAGGTGCAGGGCCGCGGCGAGCTGGCCCTGGCGATCCTGGTCGAGCAGATGCGGCGCGAGGGCTACGAGCTCACCGTCGGCAAGCCGCAGGTGGTCACCAAGGAGATCGACGGCAAGGTGCACGAGCCGTTCGAGCGCCTCACCATCGACGCGCCGGAGGAGTTCCTCGGCACCATCACCGAGCTCCTCGCCGCCCGCAAGGGCCGCATGGAGGGCATGACCAACCACGGCACCGGCTGGGTGCGGATGGAGTTCGTCGTCCCGGCCCGCGGCCTGATCGGCTTCCGGACCGACTTCCTCACCGAGACCCGCGGCACCGGCATCGCCCACCACATCTCCGAGGGCTACTTCCCGTGGGCCGGCGAGATCCGCTCGCGCAACAACGGCTCGCTGGTCGCCGACCGCGCGGGTGCCGCCACGGCGTACGCGATGACCTCGCTGCAGGAGCGCGGCGTGATGTTCGTCGAGCCCACCACGGAGGTCTACGAGGGCATGATCGTCGGCGAGAACTCCCGCGCCGACGACATGGACGTCAACATCACCAAGGAGAAGCAGCAGACCAACATCCGGTCCGCCACCTCCGACAACTTCGAGAAGCTGATCCCGCCGAAGAAGCTGTCGCTGGAGCAGTGCCTGGAGTTCTGCCGCGAGGACGAGTGCGTCGAGGTCACCCCCGACACCGTTCGGATCCGCAAGGTCGAGCTGGACGCCAACGTCCGCGCCAAGCACGCCTCGCGGGCGCGCAAGGCCAACAAGAGCTGA
- a CDS encoding matrixin family metalloprotease, producing the protein MTARRSTLAATAALTAALALALLPGGPAVQAAAPTGVTFDLVEPAGAHERIDLGLLADRSTPAARGVKTYEVAAGSTFRIPGKVKTFRGKKRVVTVWEKKGKKLRKATRTRTNKKGRFSFKLKAGSRVRTRTYVVTVPRSRGVRPARQQFRVRVVAATPPVPPTPPRTPTGVAPAWTAPAVTAFAAPTVASGQVTGAPAGRGVQVQSLLGADWVTLARTESAADGSFSATLPNDWVRNAPTRVLVEETPQALGAVSEPVGTSVALDYAPSGSDPTNWTYSGTQTTQRWRYDSCEPVRYRVNYTHAPAGTREIVQRVLREARLATGLTFVDAGDTTSYSWPVPGLPGIDLATTDLLITFGGPQHTTQDMSTAIGWGGGGTAVWATDALGSHARIDYTQVFIDVLQDRSAQGFQWTPAKLSATLAHEVGHALGMGHSPAGKPADQVMYPTLTSSTPPRYGTGDLTGLFTVGAGQGCSRPASAARGTSGRLDVPVMP; encoded by the coding sequence ATGACCGCTCGCCGCTCGACCCTGGCCGCCACGGCCGCCCTGACCGCAGCCCTGGCGCTGGCGCTCCTGCCCGGCGGGCCCGCCGTGCAGGCCGCCGCGCCCACGGGTGTCACCTTCGACCTGGTCGAGCCCGCGGGAGCCCACGAGCGGATCGACCTGGGGCTGCTGGCCGACCGCTCGACCCCGGCGGCGCGTGGGGTCAAGACGTACGAGGTGGCGGCCGGCAGCACGTTCCGGATCCCGGGCAAGGTCAAGACCTTCCGCGGCAAGAAGCGGGTCGTCACGGTCTGGGAGAAGAAGGGCAAGAAGCTCCGCAAGGCCACGCGGACCAGGACGAACAAGAAGGGCCGCTTCTCCTTCAAGCTGAAGGCCGGCTCCCGGGTCCGGACCCGGACCTACGTCGTCACCGTGCCGCGCAGCCGCGGCGTCCGTCCCGCCCGGCAGCAGTTCCGGGTCCGGGTGGTGGCCGCGACGCCGCCGGTCCCGCCGACCCCGCCGCGCACCCCCACCGGGGTCGCCCCGGCCTGGACCGCGCCTGCCGTGACGGCCTTCGCCGCGCCGACGGTGGCGTCCGGCCAAGTGACCGGGGCGCCCGCCGGGCGCGGGGTGCAGGTGCAGAGCCTGCTCGGCGCGGACTGGGTCACCCTGGCCCGCACCGAGAGCGCGGCGGACGGCAGCTTCTCCGCGACGCTGCCCAACGACTGGGTCCGCAACGCCCCCACCCGGGTGCTGGTGGAGGAGACCCCACAGGCGCTGGGAGCGGTCTCCGAGCCGGTCGGCACCAGCGTCGCCCTCGACTACGCCCCCTCCGGGTCCGACCCGACCAACTGGACCTACAGCGGCACCCAGACGACGCAGCGGTGGCGGTACGACTCGTGCGAGCCGGTCCGCTACCGGGTGAACTACACCCACGCCCCGGCGGGAACGCGGGAGATCGTCCAGCGGGTGCTGCGCGAGGCCCGGCTGGCCACCGGCCTGACCTTCGTGGACGCGGGCGACACCACGTCCTACTCCTGGCCGGTCCCCGGGCTGCCCGGGATCGACCTGGCGACCACCGACCTGCTGATCACCTTCGGCGGCCCCCAGCACACCACCCAGGACATGTCGACGGCGATCGGCTGGGGCGGCGGCGGCACGGCCGTCTGGGCGACGGACGCGCTGGGCTCGCACGCCCGCATCGACTACACGCAGGTCTTCATCGACGTCCTGCAGGACCGCTCGGCCCAGGGATTCCAGTGGACCCCCGCGAAGCTCTCCGCGACGCTGGCCCACGAGGTGGGCCACGCGCTGGGCATGGGCCACTCCCCGGCCGGCAAGCCGGCGGACCAGGTCATGTATCCCACGCTCACCTCGTCGACGCCTCCGCGCTACGGGACCGGGGACCTGACCGGGCTCTTCACGGTGGGCGCCGGCCAGGGCTGCTCGCGGCCCGCCTCAGCCGCCCGTGGCACCTCGGGCCGGCTGGACGTCCCGGTCATGCCCTGA
- a CDS encoding MBL fold metallo-hydrolase, which translates to MRLRLGRPDVQAYAGLRDLTPAVPGATPADGPSVTWLGVSTVLLDDGKSAVLTDGFFSRPGLLRTGLGRLVPDEARIDQALGRAGIDRLDAVLPVHTHYDHVLDSATVAARTGALVVGGESTALVARGHGLPEDRIRVVAAGETLTIGAYEITLVEGSHCPPDRFPGRITEPVPRRARSTAYRCGEAWSTLLHHVPSGRRLMVQGSAGCVPGNLAGHRAEVVYLGIGQLGLMEPAYVEQYWAETVGRVGAQDVVLVHWDDFFRSLTAPVRGLPYAGDDLDVTMERLGRLAQRDGVRLHLPELWVRTDPWATSGARAADGEAG; encoded by the coding sequence GTGCGGCTGCGGCTGGGCCGACCGGACGTCCAGGCCTACGCCGGGCTGCGTGACCTGACGCCGGCCGTCCCCGGGGCCACCCCGGCGGACGGCCCGTCGGTCACGTGGCTGGGGGTGAGTACCGTCCTGCTCGACGACGGGAAGTCGGCGGTGCTCACCGACGGCTTCTTCTCCCGCCCCGGGCTGCTCCGGACGGGGCTCGGCCGCCTGGTCCCCGACGAGGCGCGGATCGACCAGGCGCTGGGCCGGGCCGGGATCGACCGACTCGACGCGGTGCTCCCGGTGCACACGCACTACGACCACGTGCTCGACTCCGCGACCGTGGCCGCACGGACCGGTGCGCTGGTGGTGGGCGGGGAGTCCACCGCGCTGGTCGCCCGTGGCCACGGGCTGCCCGAGGACCGGATCCGGGTGGTCGCAGCCGGCGAGACGCTGACGATCGGCGCCTACGAGATCACCCTGGTGGAGGGCTCGCACTGTCCGCCCGACCGCTTCCCGGGGAGGATCACCGAGCCGGTGCCGCGGCGCGCGCGGTCCACGGCGTACCGGTGCGGCGAGGCGTGGTCGACGCTGCTCCACCACGTGCCCAGCGGCCGGCGCCTGATGGTCCAGGGCTCGGCCGGCTGCGTCCCGGGCAACCTGGCCGGCCACCGCGCCGAGGTCGTCTACCTCGGCATCGGCCAGCTCGGCCTGATGGAGCCCGCCTACGTCGAGCAGTACTGGGCCGAGACGGTCGGCCGGGTCGGCGCCCAGGACGTGGTGCTGGTGCACTGGGACGACTTCTTCCGCTCGCTGACCGCGCCGGTGCGCGGCCTGCCGTACGCCGGCGACGACCTGGACGTGACCATGGAGCGGCTCGGCCGACTGGCCCAGCGCGACGGCGTCCGGCTCCACCTGCCCGAGCTCTGGGTCCGCACCGACCCGTGGGCGACCAGCGGGGCGAGGGCAGCAGACGGCGAAGCAGGCTGA
- a CDS encoding TetR/AcrR family transcriptional regulator, which produces MDRDASLSGRPRPSSPRRRTARQQDLLRRLVDLLAAEGFSQFTVDDLAERLRCSKTTLYALAPSKQELVLEAVREYFRASVPVVEARVEQAGDPGERVTAYLLAVADYLRPLSREFLTDLLASRATADVYSTNTAAAAARIRTLIAEGIEAGSFRAVNAEFVAEVVAATMEAIQRGELFARMEMTDAEAYAELASLVVHALAVGRD; this is translated from the coding sequence ATGGACCGCGACGCCTCCCTGTCCGGCCGCCCCCGTCCGTCGTCCCCGCGACGGCGTACGGCGCGTCAGCAGGACCTGCTGCGCCGCCTCGTCGACCTGCTCGCGGCCGAGGGGTTCTCCCAGTTCACCGTGGACGACCTGGCCGAGCGGCTGCGCTGCTCCAAGACCACGCTCTACGCGCTGGCCCCCTCCAAGCAGGAGCTGGTGCTGGAGGCGGTCCGGGAGTACTTCCGCGCCTCGGTGCCGGTCGTGGAGGCGCGGGTCGAGCAGGCCGGCGATCCGGGGGAGCGGGTCACGGCGTACCTGCTCGCGGTCGCCGACTACCTCCGCCCGCTGTCGCGGGAGTTCCTGACGGACCTGCTCGCCTCCCGTGCCACCGCCGACGTCTACTCGACGAACACCGCGGCGGCCGCCGCCCGGATCCGCACACTGATCGCCGAGGGGATCGAGGCGGGGTCCTTCCGCGCGGTCAACGCCGAGTTCGTCGCCGAGGTCGTGGCTGCCACGATGGAGGCGATCCAGCGCGGCGAGCTCTTCGCCCGGATGGAGATGACCGATGCCGAGGCGTACGCCGAGCTGGCCTCGCTCGTCGTCCACGCCCTGGCGGTCGGGCGCGACTGA
- a CDS encoding helix-turn-helix transcriptional regulator, with the protein MAETSPTARALRALEVLQSRPGTTAEELALRLGVTERAARRYVAILREAGVPVTATRGRHGGYRLGRGTRLPPVSFSQAEALGLVMAVLDSQPAAADPGDRDDLVGTALAKVIRALPESVGREAAALREHAAATPDRRTSRPDPGLTSDLVTAVAASRRVLLDYRSDAGSRWESLVDPWAVVVRFGRWYLLCHSHRADAVRAYRVDRIKAVTATEERFTPPADLDPVAALATHLASGWALATRVVFAASAEEVAPWAGPHMGVLEPHPEGCVLVGSTQNPRMYAAEWLARIPYRCRIEEGPELREAMAEVARRCAEAAGMP; encoded by the coding sequence ATGGCCGAGACCAGCCCCACCGCACGCGCCCTGCGCGCCCTGGAGGTGCTGCAGTCCAGACCGGGCACCACCGCCGAGGAGCTGGCCCTCCGGCTGGGGGTGACCGAGCGCGCCGCGCGGCGCTACGTCGCGATCCTGCGCGAGGCCGGCGTCCCGGTCACCGCCACCCGGGGTCGACACGGCGGCTACCGGCTGGGACGCGGCACCCGGCTGCCGCCGGTGAGCTTCAGCCAGGCCGAGGCCCTGGGCCTGGTGATGGCGGTCCTGGACAGCCAACCCGCCGCGGCCGACCCGGGCGACCGCGACGACCTGGTCGGCACCGCCCTGGCCAAGGTGATCCGGGCGCTGCCGGAGAGCGTGGGACGCGAGGCGGCGGCGCTGCGCGAGCACGCCGCGGCGACCCCGGACCGGCGTACCAGCCGGCCCGACCCGGGCCTCACCAGCGACCTGGTCACGGCGGTCGCCGCCTCCCGCCGGGTGCTGCTCGACTACCGCAGCGACGCGGGCTCGCGGTGGGAGTCGCTGGTCGACCCGTGGGCGGTGGTGGTCCGGTTCGGGCGGTGGTACCTGCTGTGCCACTCCCACCGGGCCGACGCCGTCCGCGCCTACCGGGTCGACCGGATCAAGGCTGTCACCGCCACCGAGGAGCGCTTCACCCCGCCCGCGGACCTGGACCCCGTGGCCGCGCTGGCCACCCACCTCGCCTCGGGGTGGGCGCTGGCGACCCGGGTGGTCTTCGCCGCGTCCGCCGAGGAGGTCGCCCCGTGGGCCGGGCCGCACATGGGGGTGCTGGAGCCGCACCCCGAGGGCTGCGTGCTGGTCGGCAGCACCCAGAACCCCCGGATGTACGCCGCGGAGTGGCTGGCCCGGATCCCGTACCGCTGCCGGATCGAGGAGGGCCCCGAGCTGCGCGAGGCGATGGCCGAGGTCGCGCGCCGGTGCGCCGAGGCGGCCGGCATGCCGTAG
- a CDS encoding ferritin, translating into MKLTQTLEDAFNAQITLELHASMVYRQLAIEMELKDLPGMAAWLRHQADEEIVHANKFIDHVADRDNHPKIGALSAPEVTATTVLEVFQAALAHEQKVSASIRSLYRLAESEGDLDSRPLLNWFLEEQIEEEATVSEIVGRVELINEDGPGLLRLDDELGQRPTTTTEAK; encoded by the coding sequence ATGAAGCTGACCCAGACCCTCGAAGACGCCTTCAACGCCCAGATCACCCTCGAGCTGCACGCCTCGATGGTCTACCGCCAGCTGGCCATCGAGATGGAGCTGAAGGACCTTCCCGGGATGGCCGCCTGGCTGCGGCACCAGGCCGACGAGGAGATCGTCCACGCCAACAAGTTCATCGACCACGTCGCCGACCGCGACAACCACCCGAAGATCGGCGCCCTGAGCGCCCCGGAGGTCACCGCGACCACGGTGCTCGAGGTCTTCCAGGCCGCGCTGGCGCACGAGCAGAAGGTCTCGGCCTCGATCCGCTCGCTCTACCGGCTCGCCGAGTCCGAGGGCGACCTCGACTCCCGCCCGCTGCTCAACTGGTTCCTGGAGGAGCAGATCGAGGAGGAGGCCACGGTCAGCGAGATCGTCGGCCGGGTCGAGCTGATCAACGAGGACGGCCCCGGCCTGCTGCGTCTCGACGACGAGCTCGGTCAGCGCCCGACCACCACCACCGAGGCGAAGTAG
- a CDS encoding protealysin inhibitor emfourin, translating to MTDDRSARGGFVPPYLLRRIARSGDPGTAALCQDTLRADESFRDMRRTEGSRAGLSAHTEIPVVAEPGLAWRVHDAEHGTRLPGRPVRGPGDPVAGDLAVDEAAAGIEQTLRFFAEALARDSYDGRGAPVVLSVHYRERYENAFWDGRQLVFGDGDGKVFDRFTKPVDVLAHEFGHAVIDASARLVYADQPGALNESVADILASCLLQWLAGHRVEQASWLIGEGLFLPGVRARALRDLAAPGTAYDDPVLGRDPQVAHLDDFVVTEEDNGGVHLNSGIPNRAFHLAALALGGRVWERAGLVWYAALTGERVGPRSDFAGFAAATVEAAADLWDAEAAGLVAKAWADVGVTATSGATGVGEEAAPTPVPAPVPATGQVVVTRSGGFAGITTTLRLDLGQVPPEVRSAELGPLLRSVESARGEAAQAPPALPVADGFVYTFSLPGREPWRVAEPQLSDELRQLADLVERFGGRPETA from the coding sequence ATGACGGACGACCGGAGCGCACGCGGAGGGTTCGTCCCGCCGTACCTGCTGCGCCGCATCGCCAGGTCCGGTGACCCGGGGACAGCCGCGCTGTGCCAGGACACCCTCCGGGCCGACGAGTCGTTCCGCGACATGCGCCGCACCGAAGGCTCCCGGGCCGGGCTCTCCGCCCACACCGAGATCCCGGTGGTGGCCGAGCCAGGGCTCGCCTGGCGGGTGCACGACGCCGAGCACGGCACCCGGCTGCCTGGCCGGCCGGTCCGCGGACCCGGCGACCCGGTGGCCGGAGACCTCGCCGTCGACGAGGCCGCCGCAGGGATCGAGCAGACGCTCCGGTTCTTCGCCGAGGCCCTGGCCAGGGACTCCTACGACGGACGCGGAGCTCCGGTGGTGCTGAGCGTCCACTACCGGGAGCGCTACGAGAACGCCTTCTGGGACGGGCGCCAGCTGGTCTTCGGTGACGGCGACGGCAAGGTCTTCGACCGGTTCACCAAACCGGTCGACGTGCTGGCCCACGAGTTCGGGCACGCGGTGATCGACGCGAGCGCCCGGCTGGTCTACGCCGACCAGCCCGGGGCGCTCAACGAGTCGGTCGCCGACATCCTGGCCAGCTGCCTGCTGCAGTGGCTGGCCGGCCACCGGGTCGAGCAGGCGTCCTGGCTGATCGGCGAGGGCCTCTTCCTGCCCGGGGTGCGCGCCCGCGCGCTGCGCGACCTGGCGGCCCCCGGCACGGCGTACGACGACCCGGTGCTCGGCAGGGACCCGCAGGTCGCCCACTTGGACGACTTCGTGGTCACCGAGGAGGACAACGGCGGCGTGCACCTCAACTCGGGCATCCCCAACAGGGCCTTCCACCTGGCCGCGCTCGCGCTGGGCGGCCGGGTCTGGGAGCGCGCCGGACTGGTCTGGTACGCCGCGCTGACCGGCGAGCGGGTCGGGCCGCGCAGCGACTTCGCCGGCTTCGCCGCGGCCACCGTCGAAGCAGCGGCCGACCTCTGGGACGCCGAGGCGGCGGGGCTGGTGGCGAAGGCATGGGCGGACGTCGGGGTCACCGCGACGTCCGGCGCCACCGGTGTGGGGGAGGAGGCGGCGCCCACCCCGGTGCCCGCGCCGGTCCCGGCCACGGGCCAGGTGGTGGTCACCCGGTCGGGCGGCTTCGCCGGGATCACCACGACGCTGCGGCTCGATCTCGGGCAGGTGCCGCCCGAGGTGCGCAGCGCCGAGCTGGGGCCCCTCCTGCGGTCGGTGGAGTCGGCCCGGGGCGAGGCAGCCCAGGCGCCGCCGGCGCTGCCGGTGGCGGACGGATTCGTCTACACCTTCAGCCTCCCCGGGCGCGAGCCGTGGCGGGTCGCCGAGCCGCAGCTGAGCGACGAGCTGCGGCAGCTCGCCGACCTGGTGGAGCGGTTCGGCGGACGGCCTGAGACAGCCTGA
- a CDS encoding SDR family NAD(P)-dependent oxidoreductase, translated as MSSAAPFPRTAVVTGASSGIGAATARALADAGFSVVCAARRVERLEALAAEIGGTAVACDVTDPESVAGLAAAVASLSPGSTAAGRLDVLVNNAGGAIGLDPVESADPGDWTRMYEVNVLGVLRVTQALLPALRASGDGVVVNVGSTAGRVAYEGGAGYTAAKHGLRVMTETLRLELVGEPIRISEVAPGMVATEEFSLNRFGGDADRASSVYDGVPDPLVAEDVADAIAWVATRPAHVNIDELVIKPRAQAAQHKVHRV; from the coding sequence ATGAGCTCAGCCGCGCCCTTTCCCCGTACCGCCGTGGTCACCGGTGCCAGCAGCGGCATCGGCGCCGCCACCGCCCGCGCCCTGGCCGACGCCGGGTTCTCCGTCGTCTGCGCAGCCCGCCGGGTCGAGCGCCTGGAGGCGCTGGCCGCGGAGATCGGCGGCACGGCCGTCGCCTGCGACGTGACCGACCCCGAGTCGGTCGCCGGCCTGGCCGCGGCCGTCGCGTCCTTGTCCCCCGGCTCGACGGCGGCGGGCCGCCTCGACGTCCTGGTGAACAACGCCGGCGGAGCGATCGGGCTCGATCCGGTCGAGTCCGCCGACCCGGGCGACTGGACCCGGATGTACGAGGTGAACGTGCTCGGGGTGCTGCGGGTCACCCAGGCCCTGCTGCCGGCCCTGCGGGCCAGCGGTGACGGCGTGGTGGTCAACGTCGGCTCCACCGCCGGCCGGGTCGCCTACGAGGGCGGCGCCGGCTACACCGCGGCGAAGCACGGGCTGCGGGTGATGACCGAGACGCTGCGCCTCGAGCTGGTCGGCGAGCCGATCCGGATCAGCGAGGTCGCCCCCGGGATGGTGGCCACCGAGGAGTTCTCGCTCAACCGCTTCGGCGGGGACGCCGACCGCGCCTCGAGCGTCTACGACGGTGTCCCCGACCCGCTGGTCGCCGAGGACGTGGCGGACGCGATCGCCTGGGTGGCGACGCGCCCGGCGCACGTCAACATCGACGAGCTGGTGATCAAGCCTCGCGCCCAGGCCGCCCAGCACAAGGTGCACCGGGTCTGA
- a CDS encoding aspartate/glutamate racemase family protein, whose product MKTIGLVGGMSWESSAVYYRLLNEGVEERLGGLTSAKSVLASVDFAEVTALQQAERWDEVAEILAEAGRGVERAGADFLLLCTTAFHRVADQVEAAIDIPLVHLADVVAEASTEQRLDTVGLIGTSFAMSRTFFTDRIASHGLKVVLPEERHFETLNRIIYSELVHGKVVDDSRREVVQIVEELWDAGAGGVILGCTELELLVRQADVEIPVLGCTTLHVQAALDLALAD is encoded by the coding sequence GTGAAGACCATCGGACTCGTCGGCGGCATGAGCTGGGAATCCAGCGCGGTGTACTACCGGCTCCTCAACGAAGGGGTCGAGGAGCGGCTGGGAGGCCTGACCTCGGCCAAGAGCGTCCTGGCCTCGGTCGACTTCGCGGAGGTGACGGCGCTGCAGCAGGCCGAGCGCTGGGACGAGGTCGCGGAGATCCTCGCCGAGGCCGGTCGCGGCGTCGAGCGCGCCGGCGCCGACTTCCTGCTGCTCTGCACCACCGCGTTCCACCGGGTGGCCGACCAGGTCGAGGCGGCGATCGACATCCCGCTGGTCCACCTGGCCGACGTGGTCGCCGAGGCCAGCACCGAGCAGCGGCTGGACACCGTGGGCCTGATCGGCACCAGCTTCGCGATGTCGCGGACCTTCTTCACCGACCGGATCGCCAGCCACGGGCTCAAGGTCGTGCTGCCCGAGGAGCGGCACTTCGAGACCCTCAACCGGATCATCTACAGCGAGCTGGTGCACGGCAAGGTCGTCGACGACTCGCGGCGCGAGGTCGTGCAGATCGTCGAGGAGCTGTGGGACGCCGGCGCCGGCGGCGTGATCCTGGGCTGCACCGAGCTCGAGCTGCTGGTCCGCCAGGCCGACGTGGAGATCCCCGTGCTGGGGTGCACCACGCTGCACGTGCAGGCGGCGCTGGACCTGGCCCTGGCCGACTGA
- a CDS encoding DUF6188 family protein, with the protein MIDLAGKALTGVELDDASILHLTIDGGWLLSVENDYELVTAEGRHRTLDGAETLMVSSLTGQVGRLVRAFAIEGDGSLVVTVGDVGLSVPASSDYESWNLVGPDRVLVVSMPGGQLATWGVA; encoded by the coding sequence GTGATCGACCTCGCCGGCAAGGCACTGACGGGCGTGGAGCTCGACGACGCGAGCATCCTCCACCTCACCATCGACGGCGGCTGGCTCCTCTCGGTGGAGAACGACTACGAGCTCGTCACCGCGGAAGGTCGTCATCGCACCCTCGACGGGGCTGAGACCCTGATGGTGTCGTCGCTGACGGGCCAGGTGGGCAGGCTGGTCAGGGCGTTCGCCATCGAGGGAGACGGCAGCCTCGTCGTCACCGTGGGGGACGTCGGGCTGAGCGTGCCCGCCTCGTCCGACTACGAGTCCTGGAACCTCGTGGGGCCCGACCGGGTCCTCGTCGTCTCCATGCCGGGAGGTCAGCTCGCCACCTGGGGCGTGGCCTGA